One window from the genome of Balaenoptera musculus isolate JJ_BM4_2016_0621 chromosome 3, mBalMus1.pri.v3, whole genome shotgun sequence encodes:
- the LOC118893507 gene encoding probable E3 ubiquitin-protein ligase DTX3 isoform X1 — translation MCVRSGAVRARVRAPPAGQSEPSAAAACPPPRRAAPCSLHAAARRPPPPPPLLPPSRVLSLLSAPPFSDRSACDFCLRQVRLGRCSYSATPGPMHGLDLEYHRCL, via the exons ATGTGCGTCCGCAGCGGCGCGGTGCGGGCCCGGGTGCGCGCCCCGCCGGCGGGGCAGAGCGAGCCGAGCGCAGCTGCCGCCTGCCCTCCTCCGCGGCGCGCGGCGCCCTGCAGCCTCcacgccgccgcccgccgcccgccgccgccgccgcctcttcTTCCCCCGAGCCGGGTGCTGTCCCTCCTCTCAGCTCCGCCGTTCAGCGACCGCTCGGCTTGCGACTTCTGCCTCCGCCAGGTGCGGCTCGGGCGGTGCAG ttactCTGCAACTCCTGGACCTATGCATGGTCTGGATCTGGAATATCATAGATGCTTATGA
- the LOC118893508 gene encoding mitochondrial import receptor subunit TOM7 homolog, which produces MVKLSKEAKRRLQQLFKGGQFAIRWGFIPLVIYLVLKRGADPGMPEPTVLSLLWG; this is translated from the coding sequence ATGGTAAAGCTGAGCAAAGAGGCCAAGCGGAGGCTGCAGCAGCTTTTCAAGGGAGGCCAGTTTGCCATCCGCTGGGGCTTTATTCCTCTCGTGATTTACCTGGTATTGAAGAGGGGTGCAGATCCTGGAATGCCTGAACCAACTGTTTTGAGCTTACTTTGGGGATAA
- the LOC118893507 gene encoding probable E3 ubiquitin-protein ligase DTX3 isoform X2, translated as MCVRSGAVRARVRAPPAGQSEPSAAAACPPPRRAAPCSLHAAARRPPPPPPLLPPSRVLSLLSAPPFSDRSACDFCLRQLLCNSWTYAWSGSGIS; from the exons ATGTGCGTCCGCAGCGGCGCGGTGCGGGCCCGGGTGCGCGCCCCGCCGGCGGGGCAGAGCGAGCCGAGCGCAGCTGCCGCCTGCCCTCCTCCGCGGCGCGCGGCGCCCTGCAGCCTCcacgccgccgcccgccgcccgccgccgccgccgcctcttcTTCCCCCGAGCCGGGTGCTGTCCCTCCTCTCAGCTCCGCCGTTCAGCGACCGCTCGGCTTGCGACTTCTGCCTCCGCCAG ttactCTGCAACTCCTGGACCTATGCATGGTCTGGATCTGGAATATCATAG